A region of Deinococcus rubellus DNA encodes the following proteins:
- a CDS encoding alpha/beta hydrolase, which yields MAVSVAGTRVTFTPPTGATALLGDFTDWIKQAPLPVIGGQPMTLTLPRGAWVEYAWLGEDGQPFADPDNPQRSLNPWWNYPRAAEVGEYPRHWLWQGDAPASPSQRGEAHRLAWDGEVFPGKRRGYVYTPPNYDLAQTYPVYYVQDGVAFYRTGRLGELLDRALAHNLIDPAVLVFVEPLDRNAEYYLNDRYFDFLLQEVLPQVEVRFPVSREAGGRGLWGASLGGLISLSTAWQHPDVFGRVVSHSGAFIASPQGRHGPQIDTTTAGEWLREQLQLRPPTTLKISLDTGTLEWLLSPNRRMAAALQDLGVPHQYREYPSGHNWVTWQNALPEALLYMQERQGGTKF from the coding sequence ATGGCCGTTTCCGTTGCAGGCACCCGGGTCACCTTCACCCCGCCCACAGGCGCAACCGCGCTGCTGGGCGATTTCACCGACTGGATCAAACAAGCGCCACTGCCGGTCATCGGCGGCCAGCCCATGACGCTGACGCTGCCGCGCGGGGCGTGGGTAGAGTACGCCTGGCTGGGCGAGGACGGTCAACCCTTTGCCGACCCCGACAACCCGCAGAGGTCGCTCAATCCCTGGTGGAATTATCCTCGCGCCGCCGAGGTGGGCGAGTATCCGCGCCACTGGCTGTGGCAGGGAGACGCGCCCGCTAGCCCCTCGCAGCGCGGCGAGGCGCACCGGCTGGCCTGGGACGGCGAGGTGTTTCCCGGCAAGCGCCGAGGCTATGTCTACACCCCGCCGAATTACGACTTGGCCCAGACCTACCCGGTGTACTACGTGCAGGACGGCGTGGCCTTTTACCGCACCGGCAGGCTGGGTGAACTGCTCGACCGGGCGCTGGCGCATAACCTGATCGACCCGGCGGTGCTGGTCTTCGTGGAGCCGCTGGACCGCAACGCCGAGTACTACCTCAACGACCGCTACTTCGACTTTCTGCTTCAGGAAGTGCTGCCGCAGGTCGAGGTCCGCTTCCCGGTCAGCCGCGAGGCCGGGGGGCGCGGGCTGTGGGGCGCGTCGCTGGGCGGCCTGATCAGCCTCTCCACCGCCTGGCAGCATCCCGACGTGTTCGGACGGGTGGTCAGCCACAGCGGGGCCTTCATCGCCTCGCCGCAGGGCAGGCACGGCCCGCAGATCGACACCACCACGGCAGGCGAGTGGCTACGCGAGCAGCTCCAGCTCAGGCCACCCACGACCCTCAAGATCAGTTTGGACACCGGCACCCTGGAATGGCTGCTTTCTCCCAACCGCCGGATGGCCGCCGCGCTGCAAGACCTCGGCGTGCCCCACCAATACCGAGAGTACCCCAGCGGCCACAACTGGGTCACCTGGCAAAACGCCCTGCCCGAAGCACTGCTGTACATGCAGGAGCGCCAGGGCGGGACAAAGTTTTAA
- a CDS encoding dynamin family protein, with translation MLVNAQVQILLTRERTLLADLQAFLETQEAPQREVEQARQSARNLDEAFLLVVVGEFNSGKSSFINALLGTAVLPEGVTPTTDRIYVIQHGVIQQGGVQTEGIQSRMEATDDPFVSRIRVPLSVLEGVALVDTPGTNAIIRQHQTLTEGFLPRADLVLFLTSADRPFTESERQFLDLVKRWGRSVIMVVNKADLLETPQAAEQVRAFVEGGARATLGLTPPVYLVSARREQRGGDAGFAALREVLRSRLSETERTRLKLASPLAAAATLLAAQQTRAAGARLALKTDLAALSRLEQQRERHQGVMQAELGSQLGRMNRLLGEFEVRADKFIDRALRIGNIRQLVNARDLEAAFRRDAVADLPEAIEKQFGQMIDRFVESNLHFWEDVQADLINRDPASRQGEADRQDGVSTARPRFSYDRAALVENLSGTAQRHLAESTQQQLTRQLTQDAEDAMKGVIGFGAGGVAVGTATALILGGALADFTGILAFLTVGSLGLFVLPQKRLAALRQLRARLSALRESLDATLRREYLREQERADARLNDAALPFTRFLEQQQTRLAQAEQRGGELIQRLEQLRSEVEQLS, from the coding sequence CTGCTGGTCAATGCCCAGGTCCAGATTCTCCTGACGCGCGAGCGTACCCTGCTGGCCGACCTCCAGGCGTTTCTGGAGACGCAGGAGGCTCCCCAGCGCGAGGTCGAGCAGGCCCGCCAGAGTGCCCGCAACCTGGACGAAGCGTTTTTGCTGGTGGTGGTGGGCGAGTTCAATTCCGGCAAGAGCAGCTTCATCAACGCGCTGCTGGGTACGGCGGTGCTGCCCGAGGGTGTGACGCCCACCACCGACCGCATCTATGTGATTCAACACGGTGTGATTCAGCAAGGTGGCGTTCAGACGGAAGGCATTCAAAGCCGGATGGAAGCCACCGACGATCCCTTTGTCAGCCGCATCCGGGTGCCGCTGAGCGTGCTGGAGGGCGTGGCGCTGGTCGATACCCCCGGTACCAACGCCATCATCCGCCAGCACCAGACGCTGACCGAGGGCTTCTTGCCGCGCGCCGACTTGGTGCTGTTCCTGACCAGCGCCGATCGGCCCTTCACCGAGTCCGAGCGGCAGTTTCTGGACCTGGTCAAGCGCTGGGGCCGCAGCGTCATCATGGTGGTCAACAAGGCCGATCTGCTCGAAACACCGCAGGCCGCAGAGCAGGTACGGGCGTTTGTCGAGGGCGGCGCGCGGGCCACGCTGGGTCTGACGCCGCCGGTTTACCTGGTGTCGGCCAGGAGGGAGCAGCGCGGCGGTGACGCGGGGTTCGCGGCCCTACGGGAAGTGCTCAGATCGCGTCTCTCCGAAACCGAGCGCACCCGGCTCAAGCTGGCCTCGCCGCTGGCCGCCGCCGCCACGCTGCTGGCCGCCCAGCAGACACGCGCGGCTGGGGCCAGGCTGGCCCTCAAAACCGATCTGGCCGCCCTGAGCCGCCTGGAGCAGCAGCGTGAGCGCCACCAGGGCGTTATGCAGGCCGAACTTGGGAGTCAGCTTGGCCGCATGAACCGCCTGCTCGGCGAATTCGAGGTGCGGGCCGATAAGTTCATTGACCGCGCCCTGCGAATCGGCAATATCCGCCAGCTCGTCAACGCCCGCGACCTGGAGGCCGCCTTCCGGCGCGACGCGGTGGCCGACTTGCCGGAAGCCATTGAAAAGCAGTTCGGCCAGATGATCGACCGTTTCGTGGAGAGCAATCTGCATTTCTGGGAGGACGTGCAGGCCGACCTCATCAACCGCGATCCGGCCAGCCGCCAGGGCGAAGCTGACCGCCAGGACGGGGTCAGCACGGCGCGGCCCCGCTTCTCGTATGACCGCGCCGCGCTGGTCGAGAACCTCTCCGGCACGGCCCAGCGCCACCTGGCCGAGAGCACCCAGCAGCAGCTCACGCGCCAGCTCACCCAGGACGCCGAGGACGCCATGAAGGGCGTGATTGGCTTCGGAGCGGGCGGGGTAGCCGTCGGCACCGCCACGGCGCTGATTCTGGGCGGCGCGCTGGCCGACTTCACCGGCATCCTGGCCTTTCTGACGGTGGGCAGCCTGGGGCTGTTCGTGCTGCCGCAAAAGCGCCTCGCTGCGCTGAGGCAATTGCGCGCCCGCCTCTCGGCCCTGCGTGAAAGCCTGGACGCCACCCTGCGCCGCGAATACCTGCGCGAGCAGGAACGTGCCGACGCCCGCCTGAACGACGCGGCCCTGCCGTTTACCCGCTTTCTGGAGCAGCAGCAGACCCGGCTGGCCCAGGCCGAGCAGCGCGGCGGCGAGCTGATACAGCGTCTTGAGCAGCTCAGGAGCGAGGTAGAGCAGTTGAGCTGA
- the ahbA gene encoding siroheme decarboxylase subunit alpha, whose translation MTATNLTPAQGNQPAAPSARELLLNRIQKDIPIVQRPYAVLAQEVGLSEQEALSILREVKVEGVLRQVSAIFDTRTLGYQSSLVAAVHDAEQLDAGAEIVSQHPGVSHNYRRNHDFNLWYTIAVPPESDLEAHVQRLHELSGAKLTRLMPTLHLYKIGVEFDMTGREAWNAKSKPQYTSAQRNIGYVVTDTDKRFVVEFQKDLPITEEPYAAACAALGMTIAEVAAHAEKMKAAGALRRVSAVFKHQSAGFTFNAMGVWAVPQDQVAEIGQAMASFKAVSHCYLRPTYPEWPYTIFTMVHGRSKEEAFGKIQAINDEVAPFEYDILYSTREYKKVRLEFYKPEFYAWEQAQHLTPQTAAQL comes from the coding sequence ATGACCGCCACCAATCTGACCCCGGCGCAGGGCAACCAGCCTGCCGCCCCCTCGGCGCGTGAACTGCTGCTCAACCGCATCCAGAAAGACATCCCCATCGTGCAGCGTCCCTACGCCGTGCTGGCGCAGGAGGTCGGGCTGAGCGAGCAGGAAGCGCTCAGTATTCTGCGCGAGGTCAAGGTCGAGGGGGTGCTGCGTCAAGTCAGCGCCATTTTCGACACCCGCACGCTGGGCTACCAGTCGAGCCTGGTGGCTGCCGTTCACGACGCCGAGCAACTCGATGCGGGGGCCGAGATCGTCAGCCAGCACCCCGGTGTCAGCCACAACTACCGGCGCAATCACGATTTCAACCTGTGGTACACCATCGCCGTGCCGCCGGAGAGCGACCTGGAAGCCCACGTGCAGCGCCTCCACGAGCTGTCGGGCGCGAAGCTGACCCGCTTGATGCCCACGCTGCACCTCTACAAGATCGGCGTGGAATTCGACATGACCGGCAGGGAAGCCTGGAACGCCAAGAGTAAGCCCCAGTACACCAGCGCCCAGCGCAACATCGGCTACGTCGTGACCGACACCGACAAGCGCTTTGTGGTGGAATTCCAGAAAGACCTGCCGATCACCGAGGAACCTTACGCGGCGGCCTGTGCGGCGCTGGGCATGACCATTGCCGAGGTGGCCGCCCACGCCGAGAAGATGAAGGCGGCGGGGGCGCTGCGGCGGGTCAGCGCGGTGTTCAAGCATCAGTCGGCGGGCTTTACCTTCAACGCGATGGGCGTGTGGGCTGTGCCGCAGGATCAGGTGGCCGAGATCGGACAGGCGATGGCCAGCTTCAAGGCCGTCTCGCACTGCTACCTGCGCCCCACCTACCCCGAGTGGCCCTACACCATTTTCACGATGGTGCATGGCCGCAGCAAGGAGGAGGCGTTCGGTAAAATTCAGGCCATCAACGACGAGGTGGCCCCCTTCGAATACGACATCCTGTATTCGACCAGGGAGTACAAGAAGGTCCGTCTGGAGTTCTACAAGCCGGAGTTCTACGCGTGGGAGCAGGCGCAGCACCTGACGCCTCAGACGGCAGCCCAACTTTGA
- a CDS encoding RidA family protein, whose protein sequence is MIATAEAPAAIGPYSQAVRFGNLMITSGQIPLTPGGDLVAGGITEQTRQVLDNLAALLRAAGSDFAGVVKTTVFLSDMNHFAEMNTVYAEYFVQPYPARSTVQVARLPRDVLVEIEVMVQFA, encoded by the coding sequence GTGATTGCCACTGCCGAAGCGCCCGCCGCCATCGGCCCCTACAGCCAGGCCGTGCGTTTCGGCAACCTGATGATCACCAGCGGCCAGATTCCGCTGACGCCGGGCGGCGATCTGGTGGCAGGCGGCATCACCGAGCAGACCCGGCAGGTGCTCGACAACCTGGCGGCGCTGCTGCGGGCGGCGGGCAGCGACTTCGCGGGCGTGGTCAAGACCACCGTGTTCCTGAGCGACATGAATCACTTTGCCGAGATGAATACCGTCTACGCCGAATATTTTGTTCAGCCTTATCCGGCCCGCTCGACGGTGCAGGTGGCAAGACTGCCCCGCGACGTGCTGGTCGAGATCGAGGTGATGGTTCAGTTCGCCTGA
- a CDS encoding Rrf2 family transcriptional regulator — MTVSSRFAVASHVLALLSVHAGQVHGGEAQSSEKLACSVGVNPVIVRGVSSMLRRAGLVCSRQGVTGLNLARPASEISLLEIYRAVQPPERLIALHEHPSQECAVGRHIQEVLGAVCSEAQAALEARLARTSLAELAEELTARADAESPLSLSPA, encoded by the coding sequence ATGACGGTGTCGAGCCGCTTCGCGGTGGCCTCGCACGTGCTGGCGCTGCTGAGTGTCCACGCGGGCCAGGTTCACGGCGGGGAGGCGCAGAGTTCGGAGAAGCTGGCGTGCAGCGTCGGCGTCAACCCGGTGATCGTGCGCGGCGTCAGCAGTATGCTGCGCCGGGCCGGACTGGTCTGCTCGCGCCAGGGCGTCACCGGCCTGAATCTGGCCCGCCCGGCGAGCGAGATCAGCTTGCTGGAAATTTACCGCGCGGTGCAGCCGCCCGAGCGTCTGATCGCCCTGCACGAGCATCCCAGTCAGGAGTGTGCGGTGGGGCGGCATATTCAGGAGGTGCTCGGTGCGGTGTGCAGCGAGGCGCAGGCGGCTCTGGAGGCCAGGCTGGCGCGTACCAGTCTGGCCGAACTGGCTGAGGAACTGACGGCCCGTGCTGACGCTGAGTCGCCGCTGAGCCTGTCGCCTGCCTGA